TGCGGGTCCACTTACCCGGATCCAGAAAGGAAAGCTCCAACTGCCAGCCAATCGCTTCATAAGGATAGTAAATCAACATCGGCAACATACAGATCATCGCAACGGTGGACATCTTTTTAATACGGTTCACAACGCCATCCCAGTATAATTTATTGTTTTACGATAATTTATACTTGCAAAACACGTGCTGTCCAGTGTTACGTTGCACCACCCGATAGAAATCAGGAGCATCGACAGATGAACAAAAACGGCCTTACGACAATTCTTCTCTTGGCAACGCTTCTTTCTCTTCCCGCCCAAGCCGAACCAAAGCTCTTTGGCAATGCCGTCACCATGGGCAAGGTGCCGGGTATAAAACTCAGCGCCAAACAACGCCGCACCTTAAAATGGTACGCCAGCAACAAGGCCTATTTTGGCGCGTTCTATGTGGTTGAAGGCACCGATCACGTATTCTGGACCCGCAATTTTCACAGCATGAAAATCGCCCGCGAAGCCGCCAAAACCGGATGTGAAATTGTGTCAAAATCCAAATCCTGCGTCTTGCACGCGGTTCTATATCCCAAAGGCATGGACCCGAACGGCAAAGGTTTGGACGGTTTGGGCCAGCGCACCGCAAAGGATTTTGAACGCAAATATCCAAAACGCCAGAAAGACGGCAAATTCGGTGCCTTCGCCATCAATGGAGCCTATGGGTATGGTGCGTCCCACGGCTGGGACAGTGCCGAAGAAGCCCGTGAAGCCGCCCTTGCCTACTGCAAACTGGACAGCTCACATGGCATGGCCCCTATCGGGATCGCCGGTCGCAAATGGGTCGAATCAAAACAGATCGACAAATGCCGCGTGGTCGACACCCATATCCCAAGCACGGATTAAAACGGCACGTCATCACAACCGGTGACAAAGCGGGATACCACCTTTTTGGTCCCCGCTTTTTCAAAGTCGATCTCCAGCTTGTCGCCTTCGATCCCCACAACCGCGCCATAGCCGAATTTCTGGTGAAACACCCGTTCCCCCATTGCGAAACTGCTGACCGCCTGCATATCAATTGTGACGTTCTTGGCCTCTGACGGCTGCGACACCCCGCGTTCGCCTGCCCGCGATTGCAAGCGCCGCCAACCGGGCGAATTATAGACATTGGCCTCTGCCGCTGCCTCATGCAGGTTGCTGGTGGGCATCGCCGCGCCAAACCCGCCGCCGTATAATCCCGGTGGGGTCAGCACATCCACATGTGCCTCCGGCAGTTCGTCAATAAACCGGGACGGCATCGCGCTTTGCCATTGCCCGAACACCCGCCGGTTGGCCGCAAAACTGATTGTACACAGCGCCTCTGCCCGTGTGATTCCCACATAGGCCAGACGGCGTTCTTCCTCTAAGCCTTTGACCCCGCTCTCATCCATCGAACGTTGCGAGGGGAACAACCCGTCTTCCCATCCGGGCAGGAACACCGCCGGAAACTCCAGCCCTTTTGAGGCATGCAGCGTCATAATCGACACTTTCGCACCGCCATCATCGCTTTCATTATCCATGATCAGGCTGACGTGTTCCAGAAACCCTTGCAGGTTCTCGAATTGCTCCAAGGCTTTGACCAGCTCTTTCAGGTTCTCCAACCGCCCCGGTGCCTCGGGTGTCTTGTCGTTCTGCCACATGCCGGTATAGCCGGATTCGTCCAGAATAATCTCGGCCAGCTCCACATGGCTGATCTCTGGCGGTCCATATTCCACCCGCGCCGGACCGCTTTCATTGTCCAGCACCTCATTGTCCATCTGCAACGGCAGCGCCGGGCCGCGCAGCTTTTCATTCCAGCGTTCGATCCCATCAATCAACAACCGCAGCTGCGCCCCGCCCTTGCCGCCAAGACCACCATTCGCCAGCAGGATCCGCGCCCCTTCCACAAGGTTCACGCCATTTTCCCGCGCCGTCATCTGGATTTTCTGCTGCGCCTTGTCGCCAAGCCCGCGTTTCGGTGTATTCACAATCCGCTCAAACGCCAGATCATCATCCGGGCTGGTCACCACCCGGAAATAGGCCATCGCGTCCCGTATCTCCATACGCTCGTAAAACCGTGGCCCACCGATCACACGATACGGCAACCCG
This DNA window, taken from Sulfitobacter pacificus, encodes the following:
- a CDS encoding ATP-dependent helicase, translated to MSNFDEMDAFEGASLSARAMAARPQPYLDGLNPAQRAAVEQMDGPVLMLAGAGTGKTKALTARIVHLMNTGRARPNEILAVTFTNKAAREMKTRVGSMLGQNIEGMPWLGTFHAICVKLLRRHAELVGLKSNFTILDTDDQLRLLKQLIRAEGIDDKRWPARMLAGIIDGWKNRALTPDKVPAADAAAYNHRGAEIYAAYQARLIELNATDFGDLLLHMVTIFQTHGDVLEQYQRWFRYILVDEYQDTNVAQYLWLRLLAQGHKNICCVGDDDQSIYGWRGAEVGNILRFETDFPGSHVVKLEQNYRSTPHILAAASGVIAGNEGRLGKTLWTDREEGEKVRLIGHWDGEEEARWIGDEIEAMQRGTRGMEAVSLDHMAILVRASHQMRAFEDRFLTIGLPYRVIGGPRFYERMEIRDAMAYFRVVTSPDDDLAFERIVNTPKRGLGDKAQQKIQMTARENGVNLVEGARILLANGGLGGKGGAQLRLLIDGIERWNEKLRGPALPLQMDNEVLDNESGPARVEYGPPEISHVELAEIILDESGYTGMWQNDKTPEAPGRLENLKELVKALEQFENLQGFLEHVSLIMDNESDDGGAKVSIMTLHASKGLEFPAVFLPGWEDGLFPSQRSMDESGVKGLEEERRLAYVGITRAEALCTISFAANRRVFGQWQSAMPSRFIDELPEAHVDVLTPPGLYGGGFGAAMPTSNLHEAAAEANVYNSPGWRRLQSRAGERGVSQPSEAKNVTIDMQAVSSFAMGERVFHQKFGYGAVVGIEGDKLEIDFEKAGTKKVVSRFVTGCDDVPF